GCCTCAATCTCTTGATCAGTGCTTTGACTGATGCTTGGATATGCTCAGCATGACTAGAAATACGCTGCGATAACTCGGCCATATTTTTCATTGTGCTGTTTTTTATTGCTAAAGCATCCATACGAATCGCTGTCAGATATTGACCCATATCATCATGAATCTCACGCGCGAGATTTTTACGCTCATCCTCTTGCACTTTCATTGCATGGCGAATCAATTGTTGATTATCGCTTAGCAATTTTGCGAGCTCCTTTTCGGCAAGATATTGCTCGGTAATATCATAAAAAAAACCATGAATTCTGCTAAGTTCAGGATTGATAGTATCTACTGCATAAGTAAACCGAGCAGAGACTATCCAAGGCGCACCATCATGCCTTTGTGCGGTGAGTTCAAAAAAATCTGTATGGTGTTTTAACTGAAGGCTAGCAAAAATCTCATTCCATTGATCCCCCAATATCAGGTTCAAGTTAAGCTGGCTTGCATAGCGGCCAGACATGGAGCTAAACACATCATTTGCCAAAATGATATTGCCATCAATGCTGGCTACAAAGTTACCACTCAAACCCTCATCAAATAGTCTTTTATAGAGCCGCTGGCTTTCAGCAAGGCCTGCTTCGGCTTTAGCACGAATGGTTGATTCCTGCTGCAAATCATGCAATCTACGCGTTGAAAACCAGACGGTCATTAGAGCAGCAACAAATAAAACAATTGGAATCTCATCTAATTGCAAAGACTCATCCATGTTGGCAATCGCAGTAAGTCGCTCAGCCCAATCAAACACAACTGCTAA
This genomic window from Methyloradius palustris contains:
- a CDS encoding histidine kinase, giving the protein MNKSKSDLMIVLLIIAVVYFLAVVFDWAERLTAIANMDESLQLDEIPIVLFVAALMTVWFSTRRLHDLQQESTIRAKAEAGLAESQRLYKRLFDEGLSGNFVASIDGNIILANDVFSSMSGRYASQLNLNLILGDQWNEIFASLQLKHHTDFFELTAQRHDGAPWIVSARFTYAVDTINPELSRIHGFFYDITEQYLAEKELAKLLSDNQQLIRHAMKVQEDERKNLAREIHDDMGQYLTAIRMDALAIKNSTMKNMAELSQRISSHAEHIQASVKALIKRLRPPELDAYGLVEALNLLIEEWQLQHADTKCELFFDHECSRLPPDISLIAYRLAQEALTNVARHAEASLVNISVKMTSRYKKKMLMVEIKDDGIGFIEKPASKGFGLVGMRERVESAGGVFTIAKNTPGVLLTAIIPITSN